Part of the Kitasatospora sp. NBC_01266 genome, TCAGCCCGCTGGGGCAGATCTGGGTGCTGCCGAGGCCGCCGGGGAAGTCGAGGTTGTCGCCGGCCTCGTTCCGCACGCCGATGCCGACCGCCTTGGCGGTGAAGCAGACGTTCGAGTGGACGGTCAGCTGCCCGGTCACCGGTGTGTCAGCGGTGGCGGTGGTGGGGGTGAGCTTGTCCCGGGTCACCACCGGGGTGGGGGTGCTGACGGTCAGGGTCTGTTCGGGGAGGTTGCGCCAGGTGCCGGCCTGGTCCTGGTAGAAGCCGAAGATGCGGTAGGTGCCGGCGGGGAAGCTGCGGGCGCCGGTGGTGAGGGTCAGGCCGCTCGGGCAGATCTGGGTGTTGCTCAGGCTGCCCGGGAAGTCGAGGTTGTTGTCCTTGGCGTCGCGCACGCCGACCCCGAGCGTCTTGACGGTGAAGCAGGAGCTCGAACGGACCGTCAGCTGCGCGGTGACGGGGGAGTCGGGCAGGGCGCTGGTGGGGGTCAGCCGGTCCTGGAAGACCTGGGGGGTCGCTCGGGTCCCGGCGTACGCGGGGCCGGCGGCCAGGGCGACCAGGAGAGCCAGGGCACCGGCGCTCGTGCTGGTGCGGGCGGGGTGGGAAGTGAGAGGCAGCACGGGCAGCTCCATGACGCCTACACGGAGCATGCCGGGTGTCCGGGCCGGGCCGGGACCGGGAGTGGTCCCGTGCCCCGGTGGTCACGCCGCGACCCGAGGTCTCCGCGCTCCTGCCTGTCTGCGGTGAGCCGGGGCCGCCGGCGGGCAGGCAGGAGGTGGCAGCCCGACGGATCGTCCCGCCAGAGGCGGGCAAAACGTACGTTAAGCACCCATATGGTCACTCACAACTCGCGTCTGGCCGCACCGTTGGCCCCGTCGGTCCGGTCACCAGGACGGTCGGGTCCCGCCGGCCGTACGGGCCCAGCGGTCGGCGAGCAGGCCGAACAGCAGGTCGTCGGTCCACTCGCCCTTGAGCCAGGTGTACTCCGGACGTCGTCCCTCCACCAGGAAGCCGACCCGCTCGAGCAGCCGGGCGGAGCTGCGGTTGCGCGTATCGCACTCCGCCGAGACCCGGTGCAGGCCGCGCTGCTCGAAGAGCTCGCGCAGCACCGCCCGCACCGCCTCGGCGGCGTATCCGTGCCCCTGGTGCTCGGGAGCCAGCGAGAACCCCAGCTCGGCCTGGAGCAGGTTCTCGTGCAGGCACACGCCGAGGTCGCCGATCAGCCGGCCGTCCGCGCGCAGCTCGATCGCGTACTGGAACCAGCCCGGCTGCCCGGGGTCGCCCGCGGCGAAGCCCCGGACCAGCTCGGTGGCCTGGGCCGGCGTCACCGGCGCGGTCCAGCCCTGGTACCGCGCGACGGTCGGGTCGGAGCGGTAGGCGGCCAGTGCGGGGGCGTCCTCGGGGCGGAACCGGCGCAGGTCGAGCCGTGGGGTCTGGAGCAGCATGGAGCAGAGCCTGCCACTCACCGACCCGGGTCGGCCGCTGATTTTTCCGCCGCACGCTCAACCGGCCGGGTACCGCCCGGTTCGACGGAACTGATCGGCCGCTACTTCTCCTCCCGCGATCGGGCCCGGGCCGCTCGCCGCAGCGTGTCGAGCTGGTCCACCAGCCCGCGCCGGGCGGCCGGGACCAGGTCCGCACGGGCCAGGCAGGCCTCAGCCGCCCGGACGGTCCGCTCGGTGGCCGCGAAGACGGGGAAGCCGTGGTGGGTGAGCACCCGGGCCATCGCCGGGCCGCGCGCCGCGGTGGCGGCGGCCACCTCGTCGAAGTAGCGCAGCGTCAGGTCGCCCAGCAGCTCGGCCTGCTCCGACTGCCAGAGGCCCTCGGCCGTGGCGCCGGCCAGGTAGGCGGAGAGCTCGCCGTGGAAGAGCGCGTGCCAGGCGGCCTCCTTCGCGGCGAGCTGCGGCCGGGCCGCGCGGCAGCGGGCCGCGCCCTCCTCGCTGGTGGCGCTCGGGTCGCGGGCCAGCTCGGCGGCGATCTCCGGCTCCTCCAGCGCGCCGAGCACGCTGAGCCGCAGCAGCAGCCGCCAGCGCAGGTCGGGGTCGAGCACCGGGCCGCCGGGGACGGTGCCGGCCGTCAGCCACTGGCGCAGCTCGGCGGTCTCTCCCGTGGTTGCGGTGGCGAGCAGGCCGCGCACGGCGACCAGCCGCAGGCCGCTGTCCTGCGCCTGGCCCTCGGTGCGGTGCAGCAGCGCGCGGTAGACGCCCGCCAGCACGGCGAGTCCCTGCGGGCGGCGGGCGGGCGGCAGGTAGCGATCGACCACGAAGTCGTGGGCGAAGGTGAGCACGGCCTGGATCAGGTGGACCGAGGTCTCGCCGGGCAGGTGGTCGGCGACCAGCTCCAGGTACTGGCTCGGCGTCAACTCGCCGTCCCTGGCCTGGTCCCGGGCCGAGGTCCAGAGCACGGACCGGGCCAGCTCCTCGGGGACGGTGCCCAGCGACTCCCGCACGCAGCGCCAGGACCGGTCGTCCAGGCGGACCTTGACGTAGTCGAGGTCGGTGTCGTTCACCACGGTCAGGTCGGCGGTGCGGACCCGCGCCCCGTCACCCGAGGCGGACAGCTCCAGCGGCTCGCGCGATTCCAGCGTCAACTCGCCGTCCGCGCCGCGCCGGTAGTGCCCGATGCTGACCAGGTGCGGTCGCAGCTGGCCGTCGGCGGAGTCGTGCCGCAACTGCTCGCCGTCCAGCCGCAGCGTGTCCACGCCGGTGGTGCGCAGCCACCGCTCGGCCCAGCCGTGCACGTCCCGGCCGCTGCTGGCGGCGAGCGCCCGCAGCAGGTCGTCCAGCGTGGCGTTGCCGAAGGCGTACTGCTCGAAGTACTGGTTGACGCCGGCCAGGAACTGCTCCTCGCCCAGCCAGGCGACCAACTGGCGCAGCGCGCAGGCGCCCTTGGCGTAGGAGATGCCGTCGAAGTTCTGCAGTGCCTGCGCGGTGTCGGTGACCCCCTCGGCGGCCACCGGGTGGGTGGAGGGGCGCTGGTCGGCGTCGTAGCCCCAGGTCTTGCGGGCGGCCCCGAAGCCGGTCCAGGCGCTGGAGAAGCGGGTGGACTCGGCGGCGACGGTGTAGCCCATGTACTCGGCGAAGGACTCGTTCAGCCACAGGTCGTCCCACCACTTCATGGTGACCAGGTCGCCGAACCACATGTGCGCCATCTCGTGGGCGATCACCATGGCGCGTTCCTCGCGCTCGGTGTCGGCCACGGCGGACCGGAAGAGGTACTCGTCGCGCAGCGTCACGCAGCCCGGGTTCTCCATCGCGCCGGCGTTGAACTCGGGGACGAAGCACTGGTCGTAGCTGTCGAAGGGGTAGCGGGTGCGGAAGATCCGGTGGTAGTGGTCGAAGCCCTGCCGGGTGACCTCGAGGATCTCCGGCGCCTCCGCGTCCAGGTGGGCGGCCAGCGAGCGGCGGCAGTGCAGGCCGAGCGGGATGCCGTCGTGCTCGGCGTGCAGCGAGTGGAGCGGGCCGGCCACCAGGGAGACCAGGTAGCTGCTGATCCGTCGGGTGGGCGCGAAGGTCCAGCGGCCGGCCTCGCCCGAGGTGGTGAGGCTGTTGCTCACCACGGTCCACTCCGGCGGGGCGGTGACCGACAGGGTGTGGACCGCCTTGAGGTCGGGCTGGTCGAAGGAGGCGAAGACCCGGGGGCCGTCGTCCAGGAAGGACTGGGTGTAGAGGTACTCCTCGCCGTCGGCCGGGTCGGTGTACCGGTGCATGCCCTCGCCGGTGTGCGAGTAGGCCATGTCCGCCTCGACGGTCAGCTCGTTCTCCGCCGCCAGCCCGGTCAGCGGGAACCGGCCCGCCGCCAGCGCCGTGACGTCCAACTCGGTGCCGTTGAGCAGCACGCGCAGCAGCCGGGCCGGCTTGACGTCCACGAAGGTCGCCGATCCCGGCTCGGCGCAGGCGAAGCGGATCACCGTGGTGGAGCCGAACACCTCGGCGCCCCGGGTGAGGTCGAGGTCGATGGTGGTGGTGCGGACGTCGATCAGGCGGTGGCGCTCGACGGCTTCGGCGCGCGTCAGTACGGAGGTCGCAGACATGGGGATCATGCTGCCTTATCCGCGCCGCCACCCGGGGGGCTATGGCGGATCAGGGTGGGACGGACACGATGAGTCCATGCTGCTGACACTGACCGGCGGGGCCGGCGCCGGAAAGACCACCCTGGCCACCGCGCTGGCCGCCACTGCCGACGGGCGCACCGTGCGACTGCTGCACGGTGACGACTACTACGTCACCGATCGGGAGCAGGGGGTCTGGGCCCGCGACGAGGGCGGGACCTGGCGGCTGGACGTCGGCGATCCGCGCTCGATCGACGCCGAGCGTCTGGCGCTGGAGGTCGACGCAGCGCTGGCCGGGGCGGCGGTGGTCGTGCTGGAGGGGCTCTTCGCCGAGCGGGTCGTCCCGCGCACACCCGGCGCCCGGTTCGACGTCTTCGTCGACCTGCCGGCCGATCTGCGGCTGGCCCGGAAGATCCAGCGCAAGGTGCTGCGCGAGGGGTTCCCGCTGGAAGTCCTGCTGCGCAACTACCTGGAGCACCGCCGCGCCGCCCACGAGCGCCACATCGAGCCCGCCCGGCACCGCGCCGACCTGGTGGTGGACGGCGCGTGGGCACCGGAACCGCTGGCCCGGCAGATCTGGTCGGCGCTCGCGCCGGCGTGCGGAGAGGCGCTTGACCGAGTCACTGGTTAGGCGCCATATTACTTTCATGAGTCAGCATGCCGATGATCCTGCCGCCCAGCCGACGCTGGATCAGGCCCGGCATCAGATCCAGCGCTACGGCCTGGCGGCCGATCCGCAGGCGGTGCTGGTCGCGGTGCGGCTGATGGCCGCCGGCGCCCGGCTCGGGCAGGCGGCCGAGGCGCACTTCGGCCGGTTCGGGCTCTCCGCCGGGCGCTACCGGCTGCTGGCCGACCTGGAGGACCACGGCGGCGAGAAGTCGCCGTCCCAGCTCGCGGCCGGGCTCGGGGTCTCCCGGGCCACGGTGACCGGCCTGGTGGACGGCCTTGAACGGGAGGGGCTGGTGGCACGGCGGTCCTCCCGGGAGGACGGGCGGGCCACCGTCGTGGTGCTGACGGCGCGTGGGGCCGAGCGGCTGCGGGAGATGGCGCCGGAGCACTTCGAGCGGCTGCAGGCGATGGTCGGCGCGCTGACCGAGGCCGAGTGCGGCCAGTTCCTCGAGCTGCTGGGCCGGATCGTGCGAGGGATCGGCGCGCTGACCGAGGAGTAGTCGGGTCGGACCTTGTGCCCCGCGGTTCTGCGGGGCTTTTCCGCGGCGTAATAGTTAGGCACCTAATTATAAATCCGGAGGTTACGCATGCGCCAACAGGACGAGCGGACGAGCCGTCGTCGCTCCGGCGGACCGGTACGTCGAGCTGGCGCCGGATCAGCTGCGCGCCCAGCTGGTCTCGCGGGGCGGGCTGCCCGGTTGGCTGGTCGACCACGTGGCGGAGATCCAGCAGCTCGCGGTGGCCAGGACCGAGCGGCCGACCGACACGGTCGCCCGCCTGCTCGGACGGGATCCGCGCGGCCTGGAGGCCTTCCTGGCCGAGCGCCTCGACCTGTTCCGCTGAGCCCTGTTCCGCTGAGCCCTGTTCTGCTGGGCCCGAGCGCCCCGGGGACCGTCTAGCCCGAGCGGGTGGACGGCCCCCGGGAGCTCGGGTGTCGGTCCCGCCGGTGCTGTTCGAGCAGGCGACCCTCGTCCGCAAGGAACGAGGAGAGCACACCATGAAGATCCCGCACCATCCCCGGTCGAGCGCGCGTCGGCGGGCCCCGGCGCTGCTGCTCGCCGCGCTGGCCGTCGTCGCCGTCACCGGCTGTTCGAGCAGCTCGAGCAGCTCGACCCCCAAGGCGGCGGCCACCACCCCACCCGCCAGTGCCCCGGTCGGCGCTCCGAGCGCCGGAACCTCCGCGACGGGCTCCGCCGCCGCCTCCGCGAGCACCGGCACGAGCGTCACCGTCACTGAGAAGGAGTACTCGATCACCCCCTCGCAGACCCAGCTCGCGCCGGGTACGTACACCTTCGTCGCGGAGAACACCGGAACCGTCGTGCACGCCCTGGAGATCGCGGGGCCGGGGGTGAGCGCCACCCGGACCGACTCGATCCCGCCCGGCCAGCAGGCGAAGCTCACCGTCACCCTCCAGCCGGGCAGCTACGAGCTCTGGTGCCCGATCGACAGCCACAAGGCGCTCGGCATGGACACCCACATCCAGGTCGCCGGTAGCAGCTCCTGATCGCCCGATCGGCGGCAGTGACGCGCCGCTGTTCGGGGTACCGTCGCGGCCCTTCGTCCGGCCGAGGGGCGCATGGGGCTGCTATGAAGAAGCCTGAGCCCGTTTTGTCGGTCTCATCCCTTTTCTGAGGAGGCATCCTCATGGGTGCTACAGCATCGGCCGCGACCGAAGAAGGTCGCGGTGCATCCCAGGGCGGCGAGGAGCCGCTGGTACACATCCTCTGGATCAACGCCGGTCTCAGCTGCGACGGTGACTCCGTCTCGCTGACCGCCGCCATGCAGCCGAGCATCGAGGAGATCGTCACCGGCGCGCTCCCGGGGCTGCCGAAGATCGCGGTGCACTGGCCGCTGATCGACTTCGAGTGCGGGCCCGTGCAGGGCGCGGACAACTTCATCGAGTGGTTCTTCAAGGCTGACCGAGGTGAACTCGAGCCCTTCGTCCTGGTGGTCGAGGGCTCGATCCCGAACGAGTCGATCAAGAAGGAGGGCTACTGGTGCGGCTTCGGCGACGATCCGACCACCGGTCAGCCCATCACCACCAGTGAGTGGTTGGACCGTCTCGCGTCCAAGGCCACGGCCGTGGTCGCGATCGGCACCTGCGCCACCTACGGCGGCATCCACGCGATGGCCGGCAACCCGACCGGTGCGATGGGCGTGCCCGACTACCTCGGCTGGGAGTGGAAGTCGAAGGCCGGGCTGCCGATCGTCTGCGTGCCGGGCTGCCCGATCCAGCCGGACAACTTCTCCGAGACGCTGACCTACCTGCTCTACCAGTTGGCCGGCTCCGCGCCGATGATCCCGCTGGACGACAAGCTCCGTCCCACCTGGCTGTTCGGCGCGACCGTGCACGAGGGCTGCGACCGCGGTGGCTACTACGAGCAGGGCCAGTTCGCCAGCGAGTACGGGCGGCCCGAGTGCCTGGTCCGGCTCGGCTGCTGGGGCCCGGTGGTCAAGTGCAACGTCACCAAGCGCGGGTGGATCAACGGTGTCGGCGGCTGCCCCAACGTGGGCGGCATCTGCATCGCCTGCACCATGCCGGGCTTCCCGGACAAGTTCATGCCGTTCATGGACCCGCCGCCCGGCTCGCACATCTCGTCGGGCGCCAGTGCGGCGTACGGCAAGGTGATCCGCCGGCTGCGCTCGATCACCGCGCAGACGCTGGACAAGGAGCCCAAGTGGCGGCACTCCGGCGGCCGGCTGACCACCGGTTACCGCCCGCCGTGGTGACCCGCTGAACCGTGGCGGGCCGCACGCCCCACGCGTGCGGCCCGCCGCTGCGTCCCCCCACCCCGCGAGCACATCCCGTGAGCAGGGCTCCGCGCGAGCTGATCGTGCGCACCGGCCCCGCGAGCAGAGCAGAAGGGCACGACAGAGACGATGGCACCGACGACGAAGGCGGCCGGCGACGGCAGCGGCCTGGTGGAGATGTCCTGGGACCCGATCACCCGGATCGTGGGCAGCCTGGGCATCCACACGAAGATCGACTTCAAGCAGAAGAAGGTCGCCGAGTGCTACAGCACGTCGTCGGTCTTTCGCGGCTACAGCGTCTTCATGCGCGGCAAGGACCCGCGTGACGCGCACTTCATCACCAGCCGGATCTGCGGCATCTGTGGTGACAACCACGCCACCTGTTCCGTCTACGCGCAGAACATGGCCTATGGCGTGAAGCCTCCGCACCTCGGCGAGTGGATCATCAACCTCGGTGAGGCCGCCGAGTACATGTTCGACCACAACATCTTCCAGGAGAACCTGGTCGGGGTCGATTACTGCGAGAAGATGGTCCGCGAGACCAACCCCGGGGTGCTGGAGCTGGCCGAGCGCACCGAGGCCCCGCACGCGGGCGACCACGGGTACAAGACGATCGCCGACATCATGCGCTCGCTCAACCCGATCGAGGGCGAGTTCTACCGCGAGGCGCTCCAGGTCAGCCGCTACACCCGGGAGATGTTCTGCCTGATGGAGGGTCGCCACGTGCACCCCTCCACGCTCTACCCGGGCGGCGTCGGCACGGTGGCCACCGTGCAGCTGTTCACCGACTACCTGACCCGGCTGATGCGCTACGTGGAGTTCATGAAGAAGGTCGTGCCGCTGCACGACGACCTCTTCGACTTCTTCTACCAGGCGCTGCCCGGTTACGAGGAGGTCGGCCGCCGCCGGATCCTGCTCGGCTGCTGGGGCAGCCTCAACGACCCCGACCACTGCGACTTCACCTACCGGAACATGACGGCCTGGGGCCGCAAGATGTTCGTCACCCCGGGCGTGATCGTCGACGGCAAGCTGGTCACCAACGACCTCACCGAGATCAACCTCGGCATCCGGATCCTGCTCGGCAGCTCGTACTACGAGGACTGGCAGGGCAAGGAGCTGTTCGTCACCCACGACCCGCTGGGCAACCCGGTCGACCCGCGCCACCCGTGGAACCAGCACACCATCCCGCAGCCGCAGAAGCGCAACTTCGACGACAAGTACAGCTGGGTGATGTCGCCGCGCTGGTTCGACGGCAAGGACTACCTGGCGCTGGACACCGGTGGCGGCCCGATCGCCCGGCTCTGGTCCACCGCGCTCTCCGGGCTGGTCGACATCGGCTACATCAAGGCCACCGGGCACAGCGTGGTGATCAACCTGCCGAAGTCGATGACCAAGCCGGAGACCACCTTCGAGTGGAAGATCCCGCAGTGGAGCAACGCGATCGAGCGCAACCGGGCCCGCACCTACTTCCAGGCCTACGCGGCCGCTGCCGCACTGCACTTCGCGGAGAAGGCGCTCGCCGAGGTGCGCGCCGGCAAGACCCAGACCTGGGAGAAGTTCGAGGTGCCGGACGAGAGCATCGGCTGCGGCTTCACCGAGGCGGTGCGCGGCGTGCTCTCGCACCACATGGTGATCCGGGACGGCAAGATCGCCAACTACCACCCGTACCCGCCCACTCCGTGGAACGCCAGCGTCCGGGACAGC contains:
- a CDS encoding cupredoxin domain-containing protein, with the protein product MSVPPVLFEQATLVRKERGEHTMKIPHHPRSSARRRAPALLLAALAVVAVTGCSSSSSSSTPKAAATTPPASAPVGAPSAGTSATGSAAASASTGTSVTVTEKEYSITPSQTQLAPGTYTFVAENTGTVVHALEIAGPGVSATRTDSIPPGQQAKLTVTLQPGSYELWCPIDSHKALGMDTHIQVAGSSS
- a CDS encoding nickel-dependent hydrogenase large subunit, producing the protein MAPTTKAAGDGSGLVEMSWDPITRIVGSLGIHTKIDFKQKKVAECYSTSSVFRGYSVFMRGKDPRDAHFITSRICGICGDNHATCSVYAQNMAYGVKPPHLGEWIINLGEAAEYMFDHNIFQENLVGVDYCEKMVRETNPGVLELAERTEAPHAGDHGYKTIADIMRSLNPIEGEFYREALQVSRYTREMFCLMEGRHVHPSTLYPGGVGTVATVQLFTDYLTRLMRYVEFMKKVVPLHDDLFDFFYQALPGYEEVGRRRILLGCWGSLNDPDHCDFTYRNMTAWGRKMFVTPGVIVDGKLVTNDLTEINLGIRILLGSSYYEDWQGKELFVTHDPLGNPVDPRHPWNQHTIPQPQKRNFDDKYSWVMSPRWFDGKDYLALDTGGGPIARLWSTALSGLVDIGYIKATGHSVVINLPKSMTKPETTFEWKIPQWSNAIERNRARTYFQAYAAAAALHFAEKALAEVRAGKTQTWEKFEVPDESIGCGFTEAVRGVLSHHMVIRDGKIANYHPYPPTPWNASVRDSYGTPGPYEDAVQNTPIFEENSPENFKGIDIMRAVRSFDPCLPCGVHMYVGNGKTVQTMHVPTGLSGLTA
- the pepN gene encoding aminopeptidase N — protein: MSATSVLTRAEAVERHRLIDVRTTTIDLDLTRGAEVFGSTTVIRFACAEPGSATFVDVKPARLLRVLLNGTELDVTALAAGRFPLTGLAAENELTVEADMAYSHTGEGMHRYTDPADGEEYLYTQSFLDDGPRVFASFDQPDLKAVHTLSVTAPPEWTVVSNSLTTSGEAGRWTFAPTRRISSYLVSLVAGPLHSLHAEHDGIPLGLHCRRSLAAHLDAEAPEILEVTRQGFDHYHRIFRTRYPFDSYDQCFVPEFNAGAMENPGCVTLRDEYLFRSAVADTEREERAMVIAHEMAHMWFGDLVTMKWWDDLWLNESFAEYMGYTVAAESTRFSSAWTGFGAARKTWGYDADQRPSTHPVAAEGVTDTAQALQNFDGISYAKGACALRQLVAWLGEEQFLAGVNQYFEQYAFGNATLDDLLRALAASSGRDVHGWAERWLRTTGVDTLRLDGEQLRHDSADGQLRPHLVSIGHYRRGADGELTLESREPLELSASGDGARVRTADLTVVNDTDLDYVKVRLDDRSWRCVRESLGTVPEELARSVLWTSARDQARDGELTPSQYLELVADHLPGETSVHLIQAVLTFAHDFVVDRYLPPARRPQGLAVLAGVYRALLHRTEGQAQDSGLRLVAVRGLLATATTGETAELRQWLTAGTVPGGPVLDPDLRWRLLLRLSVLGALEEPEIAAELARDPSATSEEGAARCRAARPQLAAKEAAWHALFHGELSAYLAGATAEGLWQSEQAELLGDLTLRYFDEVAAATAARGPAMARVLTHHGFPVFAATERTVRAAEACLARADLVPAARRGLVDQLDTLRRAARARSREEK
- a CDS encoding MarR family winged helix-turn-helix transcriptional regulator, whose product is MSQHADDPAAQPTLDQARHQIQRYGLAADPQAVLVAVRLMAAGARLGQAAEAHFGRFGLSAGRYRLLADLEDHGGEKSPSQLAAGLGVSRATVTGLVDGLEREGLVARRSSREDGRATVVVLTARGAERLREMAPEHFERLQAMVGALTEAECGQFLELLGRIVRGIGALTEE
- a CDS encoding hydrogenase expression protein HypE, whose product is MGATASAATEEGRGASQGGEEPLVHILWINAGLSCDGDSVSLTAAMQPSIEEIVTGALPGLPKIAVHWPLIDFECGPVQGADNFIEWFFKADRGELEPFVLVVEGSIPNESIKKEGYWCGFGDDPTTGQPITTSEWLDRLASKATAVVAIGTCATYGGIHAMAGNPTGAMGVPDYLGWEWKSKAGLPIVCVPGCPIQPDNFSETLTYLLYQLAGSAPMIPLDDKLRPTWLFGATVHEGCDRGGYYEQGQFASEYGRPECLVRLGCWGPVVKCNVTKRGWINGVGGCPNVGGICIACTMPGFPDKFMPFMDPPPGSHISSGASAAYGKVIRRLRSITAQTLDKEPKWRHSGGRLTTGYRPPW
- a CDS encoding GNAT family N-acetyltransferase → MLLQTPRLDLRRFRPEDAPALAAYRSDPTVARYQGWTAPVTPAQATELVRGFAAGDPGQPGWFQYAIELRADGRLIGDLGVCLHENLLQAELGFSLAPEHQGHGYAAEAVRAVLRELFEQRGLHRVSAECDTRNRSSARLLERVGFLVEGRRPEYTWLKGEWTDDLLFGLLADRWARTAGGTRPSW